A genomic stretch from Limnobacter thiooxidans includes:
- a CDS encoding M23 family metallopeptidase, with amino-acid sequence MNKYWPVPDWISTYSYKQNPRNFGSKRAGGRVHAGCDLYAPLGAPVLAIADGRVLESRDFYLGTFQVTIDHGALGVVRYGEVSPDDIPRTGAVVEAGQQIGKIGHLGRGLHPMLHIEHFSGTATGSVTNSNNPPYSRRSDLQDCTKLLDSLLCLRDKTCK; translated from the coding sequence ATGAACAAATACTGGCCCGTACCGGACTGGATTTCAACGTATTCCTACAAACAAAACCCCAGAAATTTTGGTTCCAAGAGGGCGGGTGGACGAGTTCATGCTGGCTGTGATTTGTATGCTCCGCTGGGTGCGCCGGTATTGGCGATTGCGGATGGCCGAGTGCTTGAGTCTCGAGATTTCTACTTGGGCACCTTTCAGGTCACGATTGATCATGGAGCACTGGGTGTGGTTCGCTACGGTGAAGTGTCTCCAGATGACATTCCGAGAACTGGAGCCGTTGTGGAAGCGGGGCAGCAAATTGGGAAGATTGGACACTTGGGCAGGGGCCTGCATCCAATGCTGCACATTGAACATTTTTCAGGCACAGCCACTGGGTCTGTAACCAATTCCAACAATCCACCTTATTCAAGGCGAAGCGATCTGCAAGACTGCACAAAGCTGCTGGATTCCTTATTGTGTTTGAGAGACAAAACATGCAAGTAA